In a single window of the Octopus sinensis unplaced genomic scaffold, ASM634580v1 Contig18251, whole genome shotgun sequence genome:
- the LOC115231325 gene encoding glycine-rich cell wall structural protein 1.8-like, producing MDKVEVIMVSVGMIMDRVEMIMARVEAIMGGNDYNQSGNDYGQGGSDYGQGGNDYGQGGSDYGQGGKDYSQGGNDYGQGGNDYGQGGNGYGQGENDYGQGGSDYGQGGNDYGQGGSDYGQGGNDYGQSRNDYSQGGNDYSQGGNDYGQGGNDYSQGGNDYGQGGIHYGQGGNDYGQGGNDYSQGGNDYGQGGNDYGQGDYGQSGNDYGQGGSDYGQGGNDYGQGGSDYGQGGNDYGQGGSDYGQCGNDYGQGGNDYGQGGSDYGQGGNDYGQGGSDYGQGGNDYGQGGSDYGQCGNDYGQGGNDYSQGGNDYGQGGIDYGQGGNDYGQGGSDYGQGGNDYGQGGSDYGQGGNDYSQGGNDYGQGGNGYGQGENDYGQGGSDYGQGGNDYGQGGSDYGQGGNDYGQSRNDYSQGGNDYSQGGNDYGQGGSDYGQGENDYGQGGNDYSQGGNDYGQGGNDYSQGGNDYGQGGIHYGQGGNDYGQGGNDYSQGGNDYGQGGNDYGQGDYGQSGNDYGQGGNDYGQGGSDYGQGGNDYGQGGSDYGQGGNDYGQGGSDYGQCGNDYGQGGNDYGQGGSDYGQGGNDYSQGGNDYSQGGNDYGQGGIDYGQGGNDYGEGVCFAIVLKIEK from the exons ATGGACAAGGTGGAAGTCATTATGGTCAGTGTGGGAATGATTATGGACAGGGTGGAAATGATTATGGCCAGGGTGGAAGCCATTATG GGTGGGAATGATTATAACCAGAGTGGGAATGATTATGGACAGGGTGGAAGTGATTATGGTCAGGGTGGGAATGATTATGGACAGGGTGGAAGTGATTATGGTCAGGGTGGGAAAGATTATAGCCAGGGTGGAAATGATTATGGTCAGGGTGGGAATGATTATGGCCAGGGTGGGAATGGTTATGGCCAGGGTGAGAATGATTATGGACAGGGTGGAAGTGATTATGGTCAGGGTGGGAATGATTATGGACAGGGTGGAAGTGATTATGGTCAGGGTGGGAATGATTATGGTCAGAGTAGAAATGATTATAGCCAGGGTGGAAATGATTATAGCCAGGGTGGGAATGATTATGGACAGGGTGGAAATGATTATAGCCAGGGTGGGAATGATTATGGACAGGGTGGAATCCATTATGGTCAGGGTGGGAATGATTATGGACAGGGTGGGAATGATTATAGCCAGGGTGGGAATGATTATGGCCAGGGTGGGAATGATTATGGGCAAGGTGATTATGGACAGAGTGGGAATGATTATGGACAGGGCGGAAGTGATTATGGTCAGGGTGGGAATGATTATGGACAGGGTGGAAGTGATTATGGCCAGGGTGGGAACGATTATGGACAGGGTGGAAGTGATTATGGTCAGTGTGGGAATGATTATGGACAG GGTGGGAATGATTATGGACAGGGCGGAAGTGATTATGGTCAGGGTGGGAATGATTATGGACAGGGTGGAAGTGATTATGGCCAGGGTGGGAACGATTATGGACAGGGTGGAAGTGATTATGGTCAGTGTGGGAATGATTATGGACAGGGTGGAAATGATTATAGCCAGGGTGGGAATGATTATGGCCAGGGTGGGATTGATTATGGCCAGGGTGGGAATGATTATGGACAGGGCGGAAGTGATTATGGTCAGGGTGGGAATGATTATGGACAGGGTGGAAGTGATTATGGTCAGGGTGGGAATGATTATAGCCAGGGTGGAAATGATTATGGTCAGGGTGGGAATGGTTATGGCCAGGGTGAGAATGATTATGGACAGGGTGGAAGTGATTATGGTCAGGGTGGGAATGATTATGGACAGGGTGGAAGTGATTATGGTCAGGGTGGGAATGATTATGGTCAGAGTAGAAATGATTATAGCCAGGGTGGAAATGATTATAGCCAGGGTGGGAATGATTATGGACAGGGTGGAAGTGATTATGGCCAGGGTGAGAATGATTATGGACAGGGTGGAAATGATTATAGCCAGGGTGGGAATGATTATGGACAGGGTGGAAATGATTATAGCCAGGGTGGGAATGATTATGGACAGGGTGGAATCCATTATGGTCAGGGTGGGAATGATTATGGACAGGGTGGGAATGATTATAGCCAGGGTGGGAATGATTATGGCCAGGGTGGGAATGATTATGGGCAAGGTGATTATGGACAGAGTGGGAATGATTATGGCCAGGGTGGGAATGATTATGGACAGGGCGGAAGTGATTATGGTCAGGGTGGGAATGATTATGGACAGGGTGGAAGTGATTATGGCCAGGGTGGGAACGATTATGGACAGGGTGGAAGTGATTATGGTCAGTGTGGGAATGATTATGGACAGGGTGGAAATGATTATGGACAGGGTGGAAGTGATTATGGTCAGGGTGGGAATGATTATAGCCAGGGTGGAAATGATTATAGCCAGGGTGGGAATGATTATGGCCAGGGTGGGATTGATTATGGACAGGGTGGGAATGATTATGGTGAAGGTGTATGCTTTGCTATAGTCCTTAAA